A portion of the Roseimicrobium gellanilyticum genome contains these proteins:
- the zwf gene encoding glucose-6-phosphate dehydrogenase, producing MSELENPFQETLIQRHRAEPCTVVIFGATGDLTHRKLIPALYNLAAGGDLPPQAKVVGFARRDKTDEGFRAELEEANKKHSRQGHDPALWASFGASIHYHKSEFQDLEGYKSLKALLDKFDEERGVPANRLFYLASAPEFFDEIMLMLKQSGLNEGPEGKWARVVCEKPFGKDLKTARHLNQVVNDVFAEKDTYRIDHYLGKETAQNIMVLRFANVMFEPLWNSTYIDHVQITCAENLGMEGGRGGYYDTAGALRDMVQNHLFQLLSLVAMEPPSDLGADAVRDEKVKVIRSLRRYKGPEEVAKNIVRAQYTAGSVDGVERVGYRQEDRVNPESKTESYVALRLFVDTWRWQGVPFYMRVGKQLPKKATEISIHFKAPPQVPFPTLQQRGTRNVLVIRIQPDEGISLRMLSKLPGVQLLMQPVKMDFRYSTSFGKASPEAYERLLLDAMAGDATLFARRDEVENAWAFIDELENAWHKSGNPPPMCEYPAGSWGPKEADELLQADGRVWRRL from the coding sequence ATGTCAGAACTCGAAAATCCCTTCCAGGAAACGCTCATCCAGCGCCACCGCGCGGAGCCCTGCACCGTGGTCATCTTCGGCGCCACCGGCGACCTGACGCATCGCAAGCTCATCCCGGCGCTCTACAACCTGGCCGCAGGCGGCGACCTTCCCCCGCAGGCCAAGGTGGTCGGCTTTGCCCGGCGCGACAAAACGGACGAGGGATTCCGCGCTGAGCTGGAAGAGGCGAACAAGAAGCACTCCCGCCAGGGACATGATCCCGCTCTCTGGGCCAGCTTTGGAGCGAGCATCCACTACCACAAGAGCGAGTTCCAGGACCTGGAAGGCTACAAGTCCCTGAAGGCCCTGCTCGACAAGTTTGACGAAGAGCGCGGCGTGCCTGCCAACCGACTTTTCTACCTCGCGAGCGCTCCGGAATTCTTCGATGAAATCATGCTCATGCTCAAGCAGAGCGGCCTGAACGAAGGCCCCGAGGGCAAGTGGGCCCGCGTGGTGTGCGAGAAGCCCTTTGGCAAGGATCTCAAGACCGCCCGCCACCTGAACCAGGTCGTGAATGACGTCTTCGCGGAAAAGGACACCTACCGCATCGACCACTACCTCGGCAAGGAGACCGCGCAGAACATCATGGTGCTGCGCTTCGCCAACGTGATGTTCGAGCCGCTGTGGAACAGCACCTACATCGACCACGTGCAAATCACCTGCGCGGAGAATCTGGGCATGGAAGGCGGCCGCGGTGGTTACTACGACACCGCCGGCGCCCTGCGTGACATGGTGCAGAATCACCTCTTCCAGCTTCTCAGCCTCGTGGCCATGGAACCCCCGAGCGACCTCGGCGCCGATGCCGTGCGTGATGAGAAGGTGAAGGTCATCCGCTCCCTGCGTCGCTACAAGGGACCGGAGGAAGTGGCAAAGAACATCGTGCGCGCCCAGTACACTGCGGGCAGCGTGGATGGCGTGGAGCGTGTGGGCTACCGCCAGGAAGACCGTGTGAATCCCGAGTCCAAGACGGAGTCCTATGTGGCCCTGCGCCTCTTTGTGGACACGTGGCGCTGGCAGGGCGTGCCCTTCTACATGCGCGTGGGCAAGCAACTCCCGAAGAAGGCCACGGAGATCTCCATCCACTTCAAGGCGCCACCCCAGGTCCCCTTCCCCACCCTGCAACAGCGTGGCACGCGCAACGTGCTGGTGATTCGCATCCAGCCGGATGAAGGCATCTCCCTCCGCATGCTCTCGAAGCTCCCCGGCGTGCAGCTCCTCATGCAGCCGGTGAAGATGGACTTCCGCTACAGCACCAGCTTCGGCAAGGCCAGCCCGGAAGCGTATGAGCGCCTCCTGCTGGATGCCATGGCGGGTGACGCCACCCTCTTCGCCCGTCGCGACGAAGTGGAGAACGCATGGGCCTTCATCGATGAACTCGAGAACGCCTGGCACAAGTCCGGCAATCCCCCGCCCATGTGCGAGTATCCCGCCGGCTCCTGGGGTCCCAAGGAAGCAGATGAACTCCTGCAGGCAGACGGCCGTGTATGGCGCCGCCTTTGA
- a CDS encoding MBL fold metallo-hydrolase: MTAIDEIAPDVFRLSVYAQDYDMQFNHFLVRDEEPLLFHTGLRAMFPLLKDAVASIIDPATLKWIGWSHFESDECGSLNDWFQVAPQAQPVCTLVGKLVTVDDFSARPARGMTQDDVLTTGKYRFRFHQSPHIPHGWDAGVLFEETQKTLFCSDLFHHFGNTEALTEADLIDRTREAMSRLNQGPLSGYMPYTRQTEGVLRRLAELKPQTLAVMHGSSYTGACDKLLSDLGGVIKENFDGA; the protein is encoded by the coding sequence ATGACTGCCATTGATGAAATCGCACCCGACGTGTTTCGCCTCTCGGTTTACGCCCAGGACTACGACATGCAGTTCAACCACTTCCTGGTGCGCGATGAGGAGCCCTTGCTCTTCCACACGGGGTTGAGGGCCATGTTCCCGCTGCTGAAGGATGCGGTCGCCAGTATCATCGACCCTGCCACGCTCAAGTGGATTGGCTGGAGCCACTTTGAGTCCGACGAGTGTGGTTCCTTGAATGACTGGTTCCAAGTTGCTCCGCAGGCCCAGCCTGTGTGTACCCTCGTGGGCAAGCTGGTGACGGTGGATGATTTTTCCGCCCGCCCCGCCCGCGGCATGACACAGGATGATGTGCTCACCACCGGCAAGTACCGCTTCCGCTTCCACCAGTCACCCCACATCCCGCACGGTTGGGACGCAGGCGTATTGTTCGAGGAGACCCAGAAGACCCTATTCTGCTCGGACCTCTTCCACCATTTCGGAAACACCGAAGCGCTCACGGAGGCGGACCTCATCGACCGTACCCGCGAGGCCATGTCCCGCCTGAACCAAGGTCCACTTTCCGGCTACATGCCCTACACCCGGCAGACGGAGGGTGTCCTGCGCCGGCTTGCGGAGTTGAAGCCGCAAACGCTCGCCGTGATGCACGGCTCCTCCTACACGGGTGCTTGTGACAAGCTTCTGAGCGACCTGGGTGGGGTCATCAAAGAGAACTTCGACGGGGCCTGA
- a CDS encoding bile acid:sodium symporter family protein — MQVRIPLLTSSSDLKPAAASPPVHWLRANGFIIGLGLAVLLAFLLPGPGSRHGVLHPDILNNVGIATILFLQGLSLAMERVKSGAANWRLHLVIQAFTFLIFPLVGLGLNYVLPKVWGSVPPPILDGFLYLCVLPSTISTSVVLTAVARGNTAGALFNAALSNIIGVVITPVLVHLLMQRSGAGAAMEFGPLLLKISLLTLLPFGLGMLLRPRLKDWVDAHKKWSTRISNGIILFIVYTAFCDSIEEDIWHRHGAWLTIQTIAVVMVLFTLVSLLVHISCRALKLNREDYIAAYFCSVKKTLAMGVPLAMLIFGERADLSLILLPIMFYHPLQLFINGLLANQWAKRPG; from the coding sequence ATGCAGGTTCGTATCCCTCTCCTTACCTCAAGCTCTGATTTGAAACCTGCTGCTGCATCACCGCCCGTTCACTGGCTGCGCGCCAATGGCTTCATCATCGGACTGGGCTTGGCTGTGCTGCTGGCCTTCCTCCTTCCGGGGCCGGGTTCGCGGCATGGCGTGTTGCATCCGGACATCCTCAACAACGTCGGCATCGCCACCATCCTGTTCCTGCAGGGGCTCTCGCTGGCGATGGAGAGGGTGAAGAGTGGTGCTGCCAATTGGCGGCTGCACCTCGTCATTCAGGCTTTCACGTTCCTGATTTTCCCCTTGGTGGGATTGGGTTTGAACTACGTCTTGCCAAAAGTTTGGGGTTCGGTGCCTCCGCCTATTCTGGATGGTTTCTTGTATCTCTGTGTGCTGCCTTCCACCATCTCCACGTCGGTAGTCCTCACTGCCGTGGCGCGCGGAAATACAGCAGGCGCACTCTTCAATGCGGCTCTATCAAACATCATCGGTGTCGTCATCACGCCGGTGCTGGTGCACCTGCTCATGCAGCGTAGCGGTGCTGGTGCGGCGATGGAATTCGGACCCCTGCTGCTGAAGATCTCGCTGCTCACGCTGCTGCCGTTTGGTCTCGGCATGTTGCTGCGTCCACGGCTCAAGGATTGGGTAGATGCGCACAAGAAGTGGAGCACCCGTATCTCGAATGGCATCATCCTCTTCATCGTGTACACGGCCTTCTGCGATTCCATCGAGGAAGACATCTGGCATCGTCATGGAGCGTGGCTCACCATTCAAACCATTGCCGTGGTGATGGTGCTCTTCACTCTGGTGTCACTGCTGGTGCACATCTCCTGCCGCGCGCTGAAGCTGAATCGCGAGGACTACATCGCCGCCTACTTCTGCTCGGTGAAGAAGACGCTCGCCATGGGCGTGCCGCTGGCGATGCTCATCTTTGGAGAGCGCGCGGACCTTTCGCTGATCCTGCTGCCCATCATGTTCTACCATCCGCTCCAGTTGTTCATCAACGGACTGCTTGCCAATCAGTGGGCGAAGCGACCAGGGTGA